Proteins found in one Triticum aestivum cultivar Chinese Spring chromosome 4D, IWGSC CS RefSeq v2.1, whole genome shotgun sequence genomic segment:
- the LOC123099197 gene encoding BAG family molecular chaperone regulator 6 isoform X4 — MYPTNHYMDPYSSYYRHHAPYPYYPPPGWEAGHQQMPEPDCSPCRPPYRPWPYSASMNHSGLPESHSHSCCSHTYPPGYYSFRPPFPQEIPPPPPYYHGPFPPHHPNPYSPSYFGPLPPPYPVDQTPYSGYDKFKSHCCGCPNHVCHGDGGQKSNVKIEEHMPESNHKGADNNSSIIRNPNYQYPVMWLPSGDMKDNKGSGRSFEFPPQFFSKWFPQSGERTEDVKPADDSQKAKQLQWPLVWMPPGYGETKPEAKKEPKEIEQSPKNTQEDPPSPKIKIIPLSWFGNDSHDQKPAAREGSGEQNGRSSATSQTAGTERRHDTTVDGNCKTVPVVPEKPNSGNEPAISVVQEKPNSANEPATISVVPEKHGVEKKVHTCRTIPVMAQKESDEKKSYMGGNKEEKKAIIVQKEGENKKSNNVESTKAKPSKLPPVCLRVDPLPKKKSGNTSSRSSNQATQKVCEKVKDVKEAHGKNQETKLSEHQKEGKMPIKEKSSDEIATNTGPRNVTVLDASVKHAQEKQVSTSMTDQKVQPSVSAEAQENVSARSLQECDKNRKEDELKIRSEAPNLACEIKLSSPDAAVRIQSAYRGYHVRRWQPLEKLRKIKNVHKQMQDVEKQLQALEASSKQPTEKEHIAINETIMNLLLNLDTIQNLHPVVREARKSVARQLVCLQEKLDSLCKKLPAEPNHPKSEEASLTGVDGEQLPSSVNSNESMHDELSSEVALKLSQDGDSTEQKHQTEEPSTAKEEVQDEEKAAAAGECQGVPPTDVMPDAASSGLITEKKHQIEEPGILREECAEEQKDGEKGEESSTHHIEPLHYTPARQNCHTEESDQRVSRTTTEDGKTSMTTACMDSELAADNQDGSAEGGQVQESAPVGISWLKHDAAPAEDQFKEPGAPSLHLEDEDSSVPSKAADPHENDPAIADDSIAIMTPADQQEESVDADMQKEVAETMVDSDKEPNGMGDAGNMDYVTGANAETTKQEKIGLVGPEATRQCDVSHMGDSALVEQQNEGGSAMENTVNDVIGVEPEAIALESRVAAIVEETEAVPLEIDGKTTENTLDDAAPLENRDKIMENTMNVAIGEDPEAAVPLEVEGKTIENTLNDAVGEEPEAVPLESRVKTMENTLNDAGCPSKTSAEPALPESRGDGAPCEHGGATVYANPNSKVPSESHGGEQKEQDDDGGKVDVSESLACAVGANSAVPAQEAGEPEEGAAEGAFPEEEEAAATAPATRDDGLKSSYDGNNTGVSDENQKLKEMLQKVLASGNDQMGVIAELSDKVKSLERKLAAHKRRRPKVRVQHRPARDATANDVH, encoded by the exons ATGTATCCAACAAATCACTACATGGATCCATACTCCTCATACTACAGGCATCATGCTCCCTATCCATATTACCCCCCTCCTGGCTGGGAGGCTGGGCACCAGCAGATGCCTGAACCGGACTGCTCGCCATGTCGGCCACCGTATCGCCCTTGGCCGTACAGTGCTAGCATGAATCACTCAGGCCTTCCAGAGTCCCACTCCCATAGCTGCTGCAGCCACACATACCCTCCTGGTTACTACAGTTTCAGACCCCCATTTCCCCAAGAGATTCCACCACCTCCTCCATACTACCATGGTCCATTTCCACCGCATCATCCGAACCCCTACTCGCCATCATACTTTGGCCCACTCCCACCACCTTACCCTGTTGATCAAACACCTTATAGTGGTTATGACAAGTTCAAGAGCCATTGCTGTGGGTGTCCGAACCATGTTTGCCATGGTGATGGAGGGCAGAAGAGCAACGTGAAAATCGAAGAACACATGCCTGAGAGTAACCACAAGGGTGCAGACAATAATTCCAGCATAATTCGAAACCCAAACTACCAGTACCCAGTGATGTGGTTACCGTCCGGTGACATGAAAGACAACAAGGGTAGTGGAAGAAGCTTTGAGTTTCCACCTCAGTTCTTCAGCAAGTGGTTTCCTCAGAGTGGAGAGAGGACAGAGGATGTGAAGCCAGCCGATGACAGTCAGAAGGCGAAACAACTTCAGTGGCCATTAGTTTGGATGCCACCAGGATATGGCGAGACCAAACCAGAAGCTAAAAAAGAGCCGAAGGAGATCGAGCAGAGTCCAAAGAACACGCAAGAAGATCCGCCTTCGCCGAAGATCAAGATTATTCCCCTGTCATGGTTTGGAAATGATAGTCATGATCAAAAGCCTGCCGCTAGGGAGGGCTCTGGAGAACAAAATGGAAGATCATCAGCGACGAGTCAGACTGCAGGCACGGAGCGTCGGCATGACACGACAGTGGATGGAAATTGCAAAACCGTCCCAGTTGTGCCCGAGAAACCAAACAGTGGAAATGAACCTGCTATTTCAGTTGTGCAGGAGAAACCAAACAGTGCGAATGAACCTGCTACTATTTCAGTTGTGCCGGAGAAACATGGTGTTGAGAAGAAGGTTCATACCTGCAGGACCATCCCGGTTATGGCTCAGAAAGAGAGTGATGAGAAGAAGTCCTACATGGGTGGAAACAAAGAGGAAAAGAAGGCCATCATTGTTCAGAAGGAGGGAGAAAATAAGAAAAGCAACAATGTTGAATCAACAAAGGCTAAGCCTTCAAAATTACCCCCCGTATGCTTGCGAGTGGATCCTCTGCCAAAGAAGAAATCAGGAAACACATCTTCAAGGTCATCCAACCAAGCAACCCAGAAGGTTTGTGAAAAAGTGAAGGATGTGAAAGAGGCCCATGGCAAGAACCAGGAGACAAAGCTATCAGAACATCAGAAAGAGGGTAAGATGCCGATTAAAGAGAAATCGTCTGATGAGATTGCCACAAATACAGGACCTAGGAATGTGACAGTGCTAGATGCTTCTGTGAAGCATGCGCAAGAGAAACAAGTTTCGACAAGCATGACTGATCAGAAGGTGCAACCTAGTGTCAGTGCTGAAGCGCAAGAAAATGTCAGTGCGAGGAGCTTGCAGGAGTGTGACAAAAACCGAAAGGAGGATGAGTTGAAGATCCGAAGTGAAGCTCCAAATTTAGCCTGCGAAATCAAGTTATCATCACCAGATGCCGCTGTTCGTATTCAGTCTGCATACAGAGGGTACCATGTACGAAGATGGCAACCTTTGGAGAAACTACGGAAGATCAAGAATGTACATAAACAGATGCAAGATGTGGAGAAGCAGCTGCAGGCCCTCGAAGCTTCTTCAAAGCAGCCGACGGAGAAAGAGCACATCGCTATTAATGAGACCATCATGAATTTGCTTCTGAACCTTGACACCATTCAG AACTTGCATCCAGTTGTGAGGGAGGCTAGGAAGTCTGTTGCTCGACAGCTAGTTTGTTTGCAGGAGAAGCTTGACTCTTTGTGCAAGAAACTGCCTGCTGAACCAAATCACCCTAAGAGTGAGGAAGCAAGTCTCACAGGAGTGGATGGGGAACAATTGCCTTCCTCAGTTAACTCCAACGAGTCTATGCACGATGAACTTTCATCGGAAGTTGCCTTGAAGTTGAGCCAAGATGGAGATTCTACTGAACAGAAACATCAGACGGAGGAACCAAGTACTGCAAAAGAAGAAGTGCAAGATGAA GAGAAAGCTGCAGCAGCTGGTGAATGTCAAGGAGTACCACCGACGGATGTCATGCCTGATGCAGCTTCATCAGGACTTATCACTGAGAAGAAGCACCAAATTGAAGAGCCAGGCATTTTGAGGGAAGAATGTGCTGAAGAA CAGAAAGATGGAGAGAAGGGTGAAGAATCATCAACGCACCACATCGAGCCATTGCATTATACACCTGCTAGGCAAAACTGCCACACTGAAGAATCAGATCAAAGGGTTTCTCGTACTACAACTGAGGATGGCAAAACTTCAATGACTACAGCATGTATGGACAGTGAATTGGCTGCTGATAAT CAGGACGGTTCGGCAGAAGGGGGTCAGGTGCAGGAATCTGCTCCCGTTGGTATCTCGTGGCTGAAACATGATGCTGCCCCTGCTGAAGACCAGTTCAAAGAACCAGGTGCTCCATCCCTTCATCTGGAGGATGAGGATTCTTCTGTGCCTTCAAAAGCTGCAGATCCACATGAAAATGATCCAGCCATTGCAGATGACTCCATAGCAATCATGACTCCAGCAGATCAACAAGAAGAGTCCGTCGATGCCGACATGCAGAAAGAAGTTGCAGAGACCATGGTTGATTCAGACAAAGAACCAAATGGAATGGGCGATGCCGGTAACATGGACTACGTTACCGGTGCAAATGCAGAGACCACAAAGCAAGAAAAAATTGGTTTGGTAGGACCAGAAGCGACAAGGCAATGTGATGTTTCTCATATGGGCGATTCAGCCCTTGTGGAGCAGCAAAATGAAGGTGGCTCTGCCATGGAAAATACTGTGAATGATGTCATTGGAGTGGAGCCTGAAGCCATTGCATTGGAAAGCAGAGTCGCTGCCATTGTAGAGGAGACTGAAGCTGTACCATTGGAAATCGATGGCAAGACCACCGAAAATACTCTGGATGATGCCGCACCATTGGAGAACAGAGACAAAATCATGGAAAATACTATGAATGTTGCAATTGGAGAGGACCCTGAAGCTGCTGTACCACTGGAAGTCGAAGGCAAGACCATTGAAAATACTCTGAATGATGCAGTTGGAGAGGAGCCTGAAGCCGTACCACTGGAAAGCAGAGTCAAGACCATGGAAAATACACTGAACGACGCAGGATGTCCGAGTAAAACGAGTGCTGAACCTGCCCTGCCTGAAAGTAGAGGCGACGGAGCACCATGTGAACACGGCGGTGCAACGGTTTACGCCAATCCTAACTCCAAGGTGCCTTCGGAGAGCCATGGTGGCGAGCAGAAGGAGCAGGATGATGATGGAGGTAAAGTAGATGTTTCTGAATCTCTAGCATGTGCAGTAGGAGCAAATTCTGCTGTACCTGCACAAGAAGCAGGCGAGCCGGAAGAAGGTGCTGCTGAAGGAGCATttccagaggaagaagaagcagcggcTACGGCCCCTGCGACTCGCGATGATGGCCTGAAGAGCAGCTACGACGGCAACAACACAGGAGTGAGCGACGAGAACCAGAAGCTCAAGGAGATGCTGCAGAAGGTGCTCGCGTCCGGGAACGACCAGATGGGGGTCATCGCGGAGCTGAGCGACAAGGTGAAGTCGCTGGAGAGGAAGCTCGCGGCGCACAAGAGGAGGAGGCCCAAGGTGAGGGTGCAGCACCGGCCGGCCAGGGACGCAACGGCCAACGACGTGCACTGA
- the LOC123099197 gene encoding BAG family molecular chaperone regulator 6 isoform X8, which produces MYPTNHYMDPYSSYYRHHAPYPYYPPPGWEAGHQQMPEPDCSPCRPPYRPWPYSASMNHSGLPESHSHSCCSHTYPPGYYSFRPPFPQEIPPPPPYYHGPFPPHHPNPYSPSYFGPLPPPYPVDQTPYSGYDKFKSHCCGCPNHVCHGDGGQKSNVKIEEHMPESNHKGADNNSSIIRNPNYQYPVMWLPSGDMKDNKGSGRSFEFPPQFFSKWFPQSGERTEDVKPADDSQKAKQLQWPLVWMPPGYGETKPEAKKEPKEIEQSPKNTQEDPPSPKIKIIPLSWFGNDSHDQKPAAREGSGEQNGRSSATSQTAGTERRHDTTVDGNCKTVPVVPEKPNSGNEPAISVVQEKPNSANEPATISVVPEKHGVEKKVHTCRTIPVMAQKESDEKKSYMGGNKEEKKAIIVQKEGENKKSNNVESTKAKPSKLPPVCLRVDPLPKKKSGNTSSRSSNQATQKVCEKVKDVKEAHGKNQETKLSEHQKEGKMPIKEKSSDEIATNTGPRNVTVLDASVKHAQEKQVSTSMTDQKVQPSVSAEAQENVSARSLQECDKNRKEDELKIRSEAPNLACEIKLSSPDAAVRIQSAYRGYHVRRWQPLEKLRKIKNVHKQMQDVEKQLQALEASSKQPTEKEHIAINETIMNLLLNLDTIQNLHPVVREARKSVARQLVCLQEKLDSLCKKLPAEPNHPKSEEASLTGVDGEQLPSSVNSNESMHDELSSEVALKLSQDGDSTEQKHQTEEPSTAKEEVQDEEKAAAAGECQGVPPTDVMPDAASSGLITEKKHQIEEPGILREECAEEKDGEKGEESSTHHIEPLHYTPARQNCHTEESDQRVSRTTTEDGKTSMTTACMDSELAADNDGSAEGGQVQESAPVGISWLKHDAAPAEDQFKEPGAPSLHLEDEDSSVPSKAADPHENDPAIADDSIAIMTPADQQEESVDADMQKEVAETMVDSDKEPNGMGDAGNMDYVTGANAETTKQEKIGLVGPEATRQCDVSHMGDSALVEQQNEGGSAMENTVNDVIGVEPEAIALESRVAAIVEETEAVPLEIDGKTTENTLDDAAPLENRDKIMENTMNVAIGEDPEAAVPLEVEGKTIENTLNDAVGEEPEAVPLESRVKTMENTLNDAGCPSKTSAEPALPESRGDGAPCEHGGATVYANPNSKVPSESHGGEQKEQDDDGGKVDVSESLACAVGANSAVPAQEAGEPEEGAAEGAFPEEEEAAATAPATRDDGLKSSYDGNNTGVSDENQKLKEMLQKVLASGNDQMGVIAELSDKVKSLERKLAAHKRRRPKVRVQHRPARDATANDVH; this is translated from the exons ATGTATCCAACAAATCACTACATGGATCCATACTCCTCATACTACAGGCATCATGCTCCCTATCCATATTACCCCCCTCCTGGCTGGGAGGCTGGGCACCAGCAGATGCCTGAACCGGACTGCTCGCCATGTCGGCCACCGTATCGCCCTTGGCCGTACAGTGCTAGCATGAATCACTCAGGCCTTCCAGAGTCCCACTCCCATAGCTGCTGCAGCCACACATACCCTCCTGGTTACTACAGTTTCAGACCCCCATTTCCCCAAGAGATTCCACCACCTCCTCCATACTACCATGGTCCATTTCCACCGCATCATCCGAACCCCTACTCGCCATCATACTTTGGCCCACTCCCACCACCTTACCCTGTTGATCAAACACCTTATAGTGGTTATGACAAGTTCAAGAGCCATTGCTGTGGGTGTCCGAACCATGTTTGCCATGGTGATGGAGGGCAGAAGAGCAACGTGAAAATCGAAGAACACATGCCTGAGAGTAACCACAAGGGTGCAGACAATAATTCCAGCATAATTCGAAACCCAAACTACCAGTACCCAGTGATGTGGTTACCGTCCGGTGACATGAAAGACAACAAGGGTAGTGGAAGAAGCTTTGAGTTTCCACCTCAGTTCTTCAGCAAGTGGTTTCCTCAGAGTGGAGAGAGGACAGAGGATGTGAAGCCAGCCGATGACAGTCAGAAGGCGAAACAACTTCAGTGGCCATTAGTTTGGATGCCACCAGGATATGGCGAGACCAAACCAGAAGCTAAAAAAGAGCCGAAGGAGATCGAGCAGAGTCCAAAGAACACGCAAGAAGATCCGCCTTCGCCGAAGATCAAGATTATTCCCCTGTCATGGTTTGGAAATGATAGTCATGATCAAAAGCCTGCCGCTAGGGAGGGCTCTGGAGAACAAAATGGAAGATCATCAGCGACGAGTCAGACTGCAGGCACGGAGCGTCGGCATGACACGACAGTGGATGGAAATTGCAAAACCGTCCCAGTTGTGCCCGAGAAACCAAACAGTGGAAATGAACCTGCTATTTCAGTTGTGCAGGAGAAACCAAACAGTGCGAATGAACCTGCTACTATTTCAGTTGTGCCGGAGAAACATGGTGTTGAGAAGAAGGTTCATACCTGCAGGACCATCCCGGTTATGGCTCAGAAAGAGAGTGATGAGAAGAAGTCCTACATGGGTGGAAACAAAGAGGAAAAGAAGGCCATCATTGTTCAGAAGGAGGGAGAAAATAAGAAAAGCAACAATGTTGAATCAACAAAGGCTAAGCCTTCAAAATTACCCCCCGTATGCTTGCGAGTGGATCCTCTGCCAAAGAAGAAATCAGGAAACACATCTTCAAGGTCATCCAACCAAGCAACCCAGAAGGTTTGTGAAAAAGTGAAGGATGTGAAAGAGGCCCATGGCAAGAACCAGGAGACAAAGCTATCAGAACATCAGAAAGAGGGTAAGATGCCGATTAAAGAGAAATCGTCTGATGAGATTGCCACAAATACAGGACCTAGGAATGTGACAGTGCTAGATGCTTCTGTGAAGCATGCGCAAGAGAAACAAGTTTCGACAAGCATGACTGATCAGAAGGTGCAACCTAGTGTCAGTGCTGAAGCGCAAGAAAATGTCAGTGCGAGGAGCTTGCAGGAGTGTGACAAAAACCGAAAGGAGGATGAGTTGAAGATCCGAAGTGAAGCTCCAAATTTAGCCTGCGAAATCAAGTTATCATCACCAGATGCCGCTGTTCGTATTCAGTCTGCATACAGAGGGTACCATGTACGAAGATGGCAACCTTTGGAGAAACTACGGAAGATCAAGAATGTACATAAACAGATGCAAGATGTGGAGAAGCAGCTGCAGGCCCTCGAAGCTTCTTCAAAGCAGCCGACGGAGAAAGAGCACATCGCTATTAATGAGACCATCATGAATTTGCTTCTGAACCTTGACACCATTCAG AACTTGCATCCAGTTGTGAGGGAGGCTAGGAAGTCTGTTGCTCGACAGCTAGTTTGTTTGCAGGAGAAGCTTGACTCTTTGTGCAAGAAACTGCCTGCTGAACCAAATCACCCTAAGAGTGAGGAAGCAAGTCTCACAGGAGTGGATGGGGAACAATTGCCTTCCTCAGTTAACTCCAACGAGTCTATGCACGATGAACTTTCATCGGAAGTTGCCTTGAAGTTGAGCCAAGATGGAGATTCTACTGAACAGAAACATCAGACGGAGGAACCAAGTACTGCAAAAGAAGAAGTGCAAGATGAA GAGAAAGCTGCAGCAGCTGGTGAATGTCAAGGAGTACCACCGACGGATGTCATGCCTGATGCAGCTTCATCAGGACTTATCACTGAGAAGAAGCACCAAATTGAAGAGCCAGGCATTTTGAGGGAAGAATGTGCTGAAGAA AAAGATGGAGAGAAGGGTGAAGAATCATCAACGCACCACATCGAGCCATTGCATTATACACCTGCTAGGCAAAACTGCCACACTGAAGAATCAGATCAAAGGGTTTCTCGTACTACAACTGAGGATGGCAAAACTTCAATGACTACAGCATGTATGGACAGTGAATTGGCTGCTGATAAT GACGGTTCGGCAGAAGGGGGTCAGGTGCAGGAATCTGCTCCCGTTGGTATCTCGTGGCTGAAACATGATGCTGCCCCTGCTGAAGACCAGTTCAAAGAACCAGGTGCTCCATCCCTTCATCTGGAGGATGAGGATTCTTCTGTGCCTTCAAAAGCTGCAGATCCACATGAAAATGATCCAGCCATTGCAGATGACTCCATAGCAATCATGACTCCAGCAGATCAACAAGAAGAGTCCGTCGATGCCGACATGCAGAAAGAAGTTGCAGAGACCATGGTTGATTCAGACAAAGAACCAAATGGAATGGGCGATGCCGGTAACATGGACTACGTTACCGGTGCAAATGCAGAGACCACAAAGCAAGAAAAAATTGGTTTGGTAGGACCAGAAGCGACAAGGCAATGTGATGTTTCTCATATGGGCGATTCAGCCCTTGTGGAGCAGCAAAATGAAGGTGGCTCTGCCATGGAAAATACTGTGAATGATGTCATTGGAGTGGAGCCTGAAGCCATTGCATTGGAAAGCAGAGTCGCTGCCATTGTAGAGGAGACTGAAGCTGTACCATTGGAAATCGATGGCAAGACCACCGAAAATACTCTGGATGATGCCGCACCATTGGAGAACAGAGACAAAATCATGGAAAATACTATGAATGTTGCAATTGGAGAGGACCCTGAAGCTGCTGTACCACTGGAAGTCGAAGGCAAGACCATTGAAAATACTCTGAATGATGCAGTTGGAGAGGAGCCTGAAGCCGTACCACTGGAAAGCAGAGTCAAGACCATGGAAAATACACTGAACGACGCAGGATGTCCGAGTAAAACGAGTGCTGAACCTGCCCTGCCTGAAAGTAGAGGCGACGGAGCACCATGTGAACACGGCGGTGCAACGGTTTACGCCAATCCTAACTCCAAGGTGCCTTCGGAGAGCCATGGTGGCGAGCAGAAGGAGCAGGATGATGATGGAGGTAAAGTAGATGTTTCTGAATCTCTAGCATGTGCAGTAGGAGCAAATTCTGCTGTACCTGCACAAGAAGCAGGCGAGCCGGAAGAAGGTGCTGCTGAAGGAGCATttccagaggaagaagaagcagcggcTACGGCCCCTGCGACTCGCGATGATGGCCTGAAGAGCAGCTACGACGGCAACAACACAGGAGTGAGCGACGAGAACCAGAAGCTCAAGGAGATGCTGCAGAAGGTGCTCGCGTCCGGGAACGACCAGATGGGGGTCATCGCGGAGCTGAGCGACAAGGTGAAGTCGCTGGAGAGGAAGCTCGCGGCGCACAAGAGGAGGAGGCCCAAGGTGAGGGTGCAGCACCGGCCGGCCAGGGACGCAACGGCCAACGACGTGCACTGA